In a genomic window of Macrobrachium nipponense isolate FS-2020 chromosome 10, ASM1510439v2, whole genome shotgun sequence:
- the LOC135223838 gene encoding actin-binding Rho-activating protein-like isoform X2 codes for MGDASSFNVRRGSLADKLKMFDDVAKNHQERMTSNPFHSSFDATKAPRRLSKDDPNYGKPVAGSLSEKRGLKAAKHVNAEVVLLCDMIYQEGQQFEDGTAVISFGELFQIYTRISNKVVGMLLRARKHGLLDFEGETLFQRRDDDVPITLLKPIKAIRDELNADKEFELGVCHKATE; via the exons TCCTTCAACGTCCGCCGGGGAAGCCTGGCGGACAAACTGAAGATGTTCGACGACGTGGCCAAGAACCATCAGGAGAGGATGACAAGTAACCCATTCCACAGCAGCTTCGACGCGACGAAGGCGCCCAGGAGGCTCTCCAAGGATGACCCCAATTACGGGAA GCCGGTGGCGGGCAGCCTCTCGGAGAAGCGAGGTTTGAAAGCGGCCAAGCACGTCAACGCCGAGGTAGTCCTACTCTGCGACATGATCTACCAAGAGGGGCAGCAGTTCGAGGACGGGACGGCTGTGATATCCTTCGGGGAGCTGTTCCAG ATCTACACCAGGATCTCCAATAAGGTAGTAGGGATGCTTCTGCGCGCTCGCAAGCACGGCCTCCTTGACTTCGAGGGCGAGACTCTCTTTCAG agACGTGACGACGACGTGCCCATCACCCTCCTGAAGCCCATCAAGGCCATCAGGGACGAACTGAACGCGGACAAGGAGTTCGAACTGGGCGTTTGTCATAAAGCCACTGAGTGA